One segment of Clostridium ljungdahlii DSM 13528 DNA contains the following:
- the yajC gene encoding preprotein translocase subunit YajC, with the protein MDSLVRLAPLLFIVVIFYLLIFLPESKRKKKYNAMLESLKVNDEVMTKGGIIGKVVNIQDRNITIQTGPDRVRIKLDKTGVLNILSEPKSQESSSKKIEEKKEEKKEV; encoded by the coding sequence TTGGATTCATTGGTTAGATTAGCACCACTTTTATTTATAGTAGTAATCTTTTATTTACTTATATTTCTACCAGAAAGCAAGAGAAAAAAGAAATATAATGCAATGCTTGAAAGCCTTAAGGTTAATGATGAAGTTATGACTAAGGGTGGCATAATAGGAAAAGTTGTAAATATCCAGGACAGAAATATAACTATTCAAACAGGACCGGATAGAGTAAGAATAAAGTTAGATAAAACAGGAGTACTAAATATTCTATCTGAACCTAAAAGTCAAGAAAGTTCTTCTAAGAAAATAGAGGAAAAAAAGGAAGAAAAAAAAGAAGTTTAA
- the scfA gene encoding six-cysteine ranthipeptide SCIFF yields the protein MKHIKTLNNANIKESLKKPGCKECANSCQSACKTSCTVANLACEN from the coding sequence ATGAAGCATATAAAAACTTTAAATAATGCTAATATAAAAGAAAGTTTAAAAAAACCAGGATGTAAGGAATGTGCTAATTCATGTCAATCAGCATGTAAAACTTCTTGCACAGTTGCCAATTTAGCTTGTGAAAACTAA
- the secD gene encoding protein translocase subunit SecD produces MKSKAKSTVVFFLCIILIGFLAYTGAYGVTFGGYKLKPFSQVINKGLDLQGGVSVLEEIQSKNVDQDTVNRTVDMISQRVNKLGVSETTTVREGKDRIRIDIPGKFDAKEVVDGVAKTGDLKFVGPDNKTILTGKDVKNATASIDPQNGSQGVINLELNQSGAQKFADATQKFMGQKITIYLDKDKLSDPQVDAHITDGRAIISGHMTMKEAQTKANLIKSGALPVTVKPVQVKTVGASLGANALPLSILAGKIGIGLVMIFMLLYYRLPGLVADIALVLYVYIVLAAFANVNVTLTLAGIAAFLLTVGMAVDANILIFERTKEELKSGKSIRASVDAGFRRAMTSILDSNITTIISGCVLYNIGTGSVKGFALTLIIGTILSMFTAITVTRTLMKLLANMGWFNHKETIGTFGVHDFRKGVVK; encoded by the coding sequence ATGAAATCTAAGGCGAAAAGTACCGTAGTTTTCTTTCTATGCATAATTTTAATAGGCTTTTTAGCTTATACGGGAGCATATGGAGTAACTTTTGGTGGATATAAATTAAAGCCATTTAGCCAAGTAATAAATAAAGGACTTGATCTTCAAGGTGGAGTTTCTGTACTTGAAGAAATACAGTCTAAAAATGTGGATCAAGATACTGTAAATAGAACTGTAGACATGATCTCACAAAGGGTTAACAAGTTAGGAGTAAGTGAAACTACGACTGTAAGAGAAGGAAAAGACAGGATAAGAATTGATATACCTGGAAAATTTGATGCAAAAGAAGTAGTAGATGGTGTAGCAAAAACTGGTGATCTTAAGTTTGTTGGGCCAGACAACAAAACTATACTTACAGGTAAGGATGTAAAAAATGCCACAGCTTCTATTGACCCTCAAAATGGCAGCCAAGGTGTAATAAATCTGGAGCTAAATCAATCAGGTGCTCAGAAGTTTGCAGATGCCACTCAAAAATTTATGGGGCAAAAAATTACCATTTACTTAGATAAGGATAAACTATCAGATCCACAGGTAGATGCACACATAACTGATGGTAGGGCTATTATAAGCGGTCACATGACTATGAAAGAGGCTCAAACAAAGGCAAATTTGATAAAATCAGGTGCACTTCCAGTTACAGTAAAACCAGTACAGGTTAAAACTGTAGGAGCTTCTCTTGGTGCAAATGCACTTCCACTTAGTATATTGGCAGGTAAAATAGGTATAGGGTTAGTAATGATATTTATGCTTTTATATTATAGATTACCTGGACTTGTTGCAGATATAGCACTTGTACTATATGTATATATAGTTTTAGCAGCTTTTGCCAACGTAAATGTAACTTTGACATTAGCTGGTATTGCAGCGTTTTTGTTAACAGTAGGTATGGCAGTAGATGCCAATATACTTATATTTGAGAGAACTAAAGAGGAGCTTAAAAGCGGTAAATCCATTAGGGCCTCTGTAGATGCGGGATTTAGAAGAGCCATGACTTCAATACTGGATTCAAATATAACTACTATTATTTCAGGATGTGTCCTTTATAATATTGGTACAGGTTCTGTAAAAGGATTTGCACTTACCCTTATTATAGGTACAATTTTGAGTATGTTTACGGCTATAACGGTAACTAGAACTCTTATGAAGTTACTAGCTAATATGGGTTGGTTTAACCATAAGGAGACAATTGGAACCTTTGGTGTGCATGACTTTAGAAAGGGGGTAGTAAAGTAA
- a CDS encoding adenine phosphoribosyltransferase has product MDLKDKIRVIDGFPKEGISFKDITTLLQDKTAFKHTVNKIARYLKNKHIDVVVGPEARGFLFGAPIAYAIGAGFVPIRKKGKLPYDTFSVSYDLEYGSDILEMHKDAIKKGDRVVIIDDLLATGGTTASVVKLIEQAGGEVVTIGFVIELTDLKGREKLEGYDVISLTKYNV; this is encoded by the coding sequence GTGGATTTAAAAGATAAAATAAGAGTAATAGATGGGTTTCCAAAGGAAGGAATAAGTTTTAAAGATATAACTACTTTGCTGCAGGATAAAACAGCTTTTAAGCATACAGTAAATAAAATAGCTAGATATTTAAAAAATAAACATATTGACGTAGTAGTAGGGCCTGAAGCAAGAGGATTTTTATTTGGAGCACCTATAGCCTATGCCATAGGTGCAGGTTTCGTTCCTATAAGAAAAAAGGGAAAGTTGCCTTATGATACTTTTAGTGTTAGTTATGACTTAGAATATGGCAGTGATATACTTGAAATGCACAAAGATGCAATAAAAAAGGGAGATAGAGTGGTAATAATTGATGACTTGCTTGCAACAGGTGGCACTACTGCTTCTGTGGTGAAACTTATAGAACAAGCAGGTGGGGAAGTTGTTACTATAGGATTTGTTATAGAATTGACGGATTTAAAAGGCAGGGAAAAATTAGAAGGCTATGATGTAATTTCTCTTACTAAATATAATGTTTAG
- a CDS encoding TIGR04086 family membrane protein, whose amino-acid sequence MEKGSNYLSAVEGVLRGFIITVILLLIFAVIMTFVDIGSRVRYIFYVITNILSIMYGVIYAVRRIGKKGWLVGIGVTLLYLLILYVVSIISGNSAAISSYGVKRLLLDLIVGALSGMIAINL is encoded by the coding sequence TTGGAAAAAGGTAGTAATTACCTTTCTGCAGTGGAAGGAGTTCTTAGAGGTTTTATAATTACAGTTATTTTACTTTTAATTTTTGCAGTTATAATGACTTTTGTAGATATAGGTTCAAGAGTAAGGTACATATTTTACGTTATTACAAACATACTTAGTATAATGTATGGAGTTATTTATGCAGTGCGAAGAATAGGTAAAAAAGGATGGCTTGTGGGTATTGGAGTAACTCTTTTATATTTGCTTATACTGTATGTAGTTTCTATAATTTCTGGAAACTCTGCAGCTATAAGTTCCTATGGAGTAAAACGATTGCTACTTGACCTTATAGTAGGAGCTTTATCAGGTATGATCGCAATTAACTTATGA
- the tgt gene encoding tRNA guanosine(34) transglycosylase Tgt has translation MYKLLKKQGSARRGEFTTPHGVVQTPVFMNVGTLAAIKGAVSTCDLKEIGCQVELSNTYHLSLRPGDKIIRKLGGLHKFMNWDRPILTDSGGFQVFSLSKIRKIKEEGVYFNSHIDGSKIFMGPEESMQIQSNLASTVAMAFDECIENPSPKDYVQRSVERTTRWLKRCKVEMDRLNSLPDTINNKQMLFGINQGGVYDDIRIEHAKIISEMNLDGYAIGGLAVGETHEEMYRIIEKVVPHLPQDKPIYLMGVGTPANILEAVERGVDFFDCVLPARNGRHSHVFTSEGEINLLNAKYQLDDSPIDRGCQCPTCKNYTRAYIRHLFKAKEMLAMRLCVLHNLYFYNNLMKEIRDSIDGDYFPKYKKEKLEQWNQ, from the coding sequence ATGTATAAATTACTAAAGAAACAGGGAAGTGCTAGAAGAGGTGAATTTACTACACCTCACGGAGTAGTTCAAACTCCAGTTTTTATGAATGTAGGTACCTTGGCAGCTATAAAAGGAGCAGTTTCTACCTGCGATTTAAAAGAAATTGGATGCCAGGTGGAACTTTCAAATACTTATCATTTAAGCTTAAGACCTGGAGATAAGATAATAAGAAAACTTGGTGGATTACATAAATTTATGAATTGGGATAGACCTATTTTAACTGATTCTGGAGGATTTCAGGTGTTTTCTCTGTCAAAGATTAGAAAGATAAAAGAAGAGGGAGTATATTTTAATTCACACATAGATGGAAGTAAAATATTTATGGGACCTGAAGAGAGTATGCAAATTCAAAGTAATTTGGCATCTACTGTAGCTATGGCTTTTGACGAGTGCATAGAAAATCCGTCTCCCAAAGATTATGTTCAGCGTTCTGTTGAAAGAACCACAAGATGGCTCAAAAGATGTAAAGTTGAAATGGATAGATTGAATTCTTTGCCAGATACTATAAATAATAAGCAGATGCTGTTTGGTATAAACCAGGGCGGTGTCTACGATGATATAAGAATAGAGCACGCTAAAATAATAAGTGAGATGAATTTAGACGGATATGCTATTGGGGGTTTAGCTGTAGGGGAAACTCATGAGGAAATGTATAGAATTATAGAAAAAGTAGTTCCTCACCTTCCACAGGATAAGCCTATATATTTGATGGGAGTTGGAACCCCAGCAAACATACTTGAAGCAGTAGAAAGAGGAGTAGATTTCTTTGATTGTGTACTTCCTGCTAGGAATGGAAGGCATTCTCATGTATTTACATCAGAGGGAGAAATAAATCTTTTAAATGCTAAATATCAGCTGGATGATTCCCCTATAGACAGAGGATGCCAGTGTCCTACTTGTAAAAATTACACTAGGGCATATATAAGACATTTGTTTAAGGCAAAAGAAATGCTTGCTATGAGGTTATGTGTGCTTCATAATTTGTATTTTTATAATAATTTAATGAAAGAAATAAGAGATTCTATTGATGGAGACTATTTCCCTAAATATAAAAAGGAAAAGCTTGAACAATGGAATCAATAA
- the secF gene encoding protein translocase subunit SecF has product MYKIIEKRKIWFTISLIIIAIGIFTMATKGLEYGLDFKGGTVVEINVGQDFNKQDVDNIVKKYSGDFQSNKVDNKSISIKAATLSNNDVSNIVKAVKAKYKKSSLTNQENIGAVIGQETRTKALQAVIVAIIAMFIYIGIRFELSFGIAAIISLTHNVLVMLSVYAVLRVPIDSNFIAAALTVIGYSVHDTIVVFDRIRENQKYMRGQEPIVVADASVTQTLARSINTVLTVVITLTAVYVLVPSVRVFSEPILIGIITGCYSSICIASPCWVIIKKHMLRNKKKLHTVSE; this is encoded by the coding sequence ATGTATAAGATTATTGAAAAAAGAAAAATATGGTTTACTATATCCCTTATAATAATTGCTATTGGAATATTTACTATGGCTACTAAAGGTCTTGAATATGGACTGGATTTTAAAGGTGGTACAGTAGTTGAAATAAATGTGGGTCAGGATTTTAATAAACAGGACGTAGATAATATAGTAAAGAAATACTCTGGTGATTTTCAATCCAATAAAGTAGATAATAAGTCTATATCTATAAAGGCTGCTACTTTAAGCAATAATGATGTTAGTAATATTGTAAAAGCTGTAAAGGCAAAGTATAAAAAAAGTAGTTTGACGAATCAAGAAAATATAGGTGCGGTTATAGGCCAAGAAACAAGGACCAAAGCTCTGCAAGCTGTTATAGTGGCAATCATAGCTATGTTTATATATATAGGTATAAGGTTTGAGTTAAGTTTTGGTATAGCAGCTATTATATCATTAACTCATAATGTGCTTGTAATGCTTTCTGTATACGCAGTACTTAGAGTCCCTATAGACTCTAACTTTATAGCAGCAGCCCTTACGGTTATAGGTTATTCTGTCCATGATACTATAGTTGTTTTTGATAGAATAAGAGAAAATCAAAAATACATGAGAGGACAGGAACCTATAGTAGTTGCAGATGCCAGTGTAACTCAGACATTGGCAAGATCTATAAATACAGTATTGACTGTTGTAATAACATTGACAGCAGTATATGTTTTAGTACCTTCTGTAAGAGTTTTCTCAGAACCGATACTTATAGGAATAATTACAGGATGTTACTCTTCTATATGCATAGCTAGTCCATGTTGGGTAATTATAAAGAAACATATGCTTCGAAATAAAAAAAAGTTGCATACAGTAAGTGAATAA
- a CDS encoding DHH family phosphoesterase has translation MERQKDNIQDFNFLGMNNPFLLKDMEKALKRIIKAVNEREKIVIYGTCDLDGITSVSLMLLVLKYLNADVEYFISDKINDYSIKSDIIKNHIKFLGAKVIITAGCGIQSVSQIELCKTLGIDVIITDYHKSGEILPKAIIVNPNQKQCTYPFKDLTAVGVTFKLSQAISMYYDMKYISKYLDLVALGIFSRGIDITGENKIMVNEGMYYLKCTNNYGVRALLKVNDISSVNIENVRELSNKMMCSIKNKRYIDNARIAVELFITENMDRAEQIAKYLKNEII, from the coding sequence ATGGAGAGGCAAAAAGATAATATACAGGATTTTAATTTTTTAGGTATGAATAACCCTTTTCTTTTAAAGGATATGGAGAAAGCTTTAAAAAGAATAATAAAAGCAGTAAATGAGAGAGAAAAAATTGTAATTTATGGTACATGTGACTTGGATGGTATAACTTCGGTGTCACTTATGTTATTAGTGTTAAAATATTTAAATGCAGATGTAGAATATTTTATCTCTGATAAAATTAATGATTATAGTATAAAGTCAGATATAATAAAAAACCACATAAAATTTTTAGGTGCAAAGGTTATAATAACAGCTGGCTGTGGAATTCAAAGCGTTTCACAGATAGAGTTATGCAAAACTTTGGGTATTGATGTTATAATAACAGATTACCATAAATCTGGGGAAATTTTGCCGAAAGCCATTATTGTAAATCCCAATCAGAAGCAGTGTACATATCCATTTAAAGATTTAACAGCGGTAGGTGTTACCTTTAAGTTATCTCAGGCTATATCAATGTATTATGATATGAAGTACATAAGTAAGTATTTAGATCTTGTAGCTTTAGGTATTTTTTCTCGGGGAATTGATATAACTGGTGAAAATAAGATAATGGTAAATGAAGGTATGTATTATTTAAAATGTACAAATAATTATGGAGTAAGGGCACTACTTAAAGTGAATGATATTTCTAGTGTGAATATAGAGAATGTACGTGAATTGTCAAATAAAATGATGTGCTCAATTAAGAACAAGAGATATATAGATAATGCAAGGATTGCAGTAGAGCTTTTTATAACTGAAAATATGGATAGGGCAGAACAAATAGCTAAATATTTGAAAAATGAGATTATATAA
- the scfB gene encoding thioether cross-link-forming SCIFF peptide maturase, which translates to MANIHKFVQGGYRYVIDVNSGALHEIDELVYDILDDEGLPELEKVVELLNDKYKREEVVEAYGEIQQLIEKEMLYSKDLYEGIAKKHESEPSFIKALCLNIAHDCNLRCKYCFADEGEYKGRRKLMSAKIGKKAIDFVIEKSGPRKNIEVDLFGGEPLMAFDAVKEIVEYAKKQEKLHNKNIRFTMTTNATLLNDEIMDYLDKNMGNIVLSIDGRKEVNDKVRVRVDGTGSFDSILPKIKKMVKIRDKSKQYYARGTFTRNNIDFFEDIKYLADQGFDEISVEPVVLPEDDPLSLREEDLPIIYEQYDKLYEEMIRRNKEGGKFKFYHFNIDIAGGPCVYKRISGCGAGHEYVAITPDGDIYPCHQFVGNEAFKMGNLSDIDNLRQDISKQFKAAHIYNKPECKKCWARFYCSGGCQANNYNFNKDMNVPYSLGCKMQKKRIECAIALKSRILKK; encoded by the coding sequence TTGGCTAATATTCATAAATTTGTCCAGGGTGGATATAGATATGTTATAGATGTAAACTCTGGTGCACTTCATGAAATTGATGAACTAGTATATGATATTTTAGATGATGAAGGACTGCCAGAACTTGAAAAAGTGGTAGAACTTCTTAATGATAAATATAAAAGAGAAGAAGTTGTGGAGGCTTATGGTGAGATACAACAGCTAATTGAAAAAGAAATGTTGTATTCTAAAGATTTATATGAAGGAATTGCAAAAAAGCATGAGAGTGAACCTTCATTTATAAAAGCATTATGCCTTAATATTGCCCATGATTGTAATTTGAGATGCAAATATTGTTTTGCAGATGAAGGTGAGTATAAAGGACGCAGAAAACTCATGTCTGCAAAAATAGGAAAAAAGGCTATTGATTTTGTTATAGAAAAATCGGGACCTAGGAAGAATATAGAGGTTGATTTGTTTGGTGGAGAACCACTTATGGCCTTTGATGCAGTAAAGGAAATCGTAGAGTATGCTAAGAAGCAGGAAAAGCTGCACAACAAAAATATAAGATTTACAATGACTACCAATGCTACCCTGTTAAATGATGAGATAATGGATTATCTTGATAAAAACATGGGAAATATAGTACTAAGTATTGATGGAAGAAAAGAAGTAAATGACAAAGTAAGAGTTAGGGTTGATGGTACAGGAAGTTTTGACTCTATACTTCCTAAAATAAAAAAGATGGTAAAAATAAGGGACAAGTCTAAGCAATACTATGCTAGAGGAACTTTTACTAGAAATAATATTGATTTCTTCGAAGATATAAAATATCTTGCAGATCAGGGATTTGATGAAATATCTGTAGAACCCGTAGTACTTCCAGAGGATGATCCATTGTCTCTTAGAGAAGAAGACCTTCCGATTATTTATGAACAATATGATAAATTATATGAGGAAATGATTAGAAGAAACAAGGAAGGAGGAAAGTTTAAGTTTTACCATTTTAATATAGACATTGCAGGCGGTCCTTGTGTATATAAAAGAATATCAGGATGTGGGGCAGGACATGAGTATGTAGCTATAACACCAGATGGAGATATATATCCTTGTCATCAATTTGTAGGTAATGAAGCTTTTAAAATGGGAAATTTAAGTGATATTGATAACCTAAGGCAGGATATTTCTAAACAATTTAAGGCTGCTCACATATATAACAAACCTGAATGTAAGAAATGTTGGGCAAGATTTTACTGCAGCGGCGGATGTCAGGCTAATAATTACAATTTCAATAAGGATATGAACGTACCTTACAGTCTTGGATGCAAAATGCAGAAAAAGAGAATTGAGTGTGCCATTGCACTTAAAAGTAGAATTTTGAAAAAATAG